From the genome of Populus alba chromosome 10, ASM523922v2, whole genome shotgun sequence, one region includes:
- the LOC118045392 gene encoding eukaryotic translation initiation factor 4B1, with protein MSKKWGKVGAWAADSEQAEEEERAAAAAAVSQSFPSLKEAAGTAKPKKKKMSLNEFYSTPIGGVVESKGLTPDEMFRLPTGPKERSAEEMQHGHLGGGFSNYGRTGPPPGRMRDRDNTDGSWGGGGGGGRRQFGGGFDDERRGQPPSRVSDYDQPSRADEVDNWAMTKKPLPSFDSGRQSRYSSLGGGGGDGGGSRADEVDNWAVGKKPLPTRPSTFGSGFRDSGPEPDRSSRGGYREPERERPRLVLNPPRMEVVVNEPVKTNRSNPFGTARPREDVLAEKGLDWKKLDMEMEAKKNSSLQSSRPTSAHSSRPSSAQSNRSEGPGLLHQGFENVAVKPRPRVNPFGEAKPRELLLQERGQDWIKIDRELEHRGVDRPETEEEKLLKEQIEHLKTELEKATKVNQEPQQVSVDDLPSLREMINEKERELEILVRDLDDKVRFGPKAIDRPGSGAGRSPGFSERPPSRPGSFGSFDESRSMEFMDRPRSRGKPDIWTRPADERRSFQGGRERGFLGSRDFDRQRTGKW; from the exons ATGTCAAAAAAGTGGGGGAAAGTCGGTGCATGGGCAGCCGATTCCGAGCAAGCCGAAGAAGAGGAGCGCGCAGCCGCTGCAGCAGCCGTTTCTCAAAGCTTCCCCAGCCTGAAAGAAGCTGCTGGAACCGCTAAgcctaaaaagaagaaaatgtctCTCAACGAATTTTATTCCACACCCATCGGCGGCGTTGTTGAATCCAAAGGCTTGACTCCTGACGAGATGTTCCGCCTCCCTACAGGTCCAAAAGAGCGTTCCGCTGAAGAAATGCAGCATGGACACCTCGGTGGTGGATTTTCCAATTACGGTCGAACCGGGCCGCCTCCTGGACGTATGCGTGATCGTGACAACACCGACGGGTCTTGGggtggcggtggtggtggtggtagaaGGCAATTTGGTGGTGGTTTTGATGATGAACGAAGAGGCCAACCTCCTTCTAGGGTTTCTGATTACGATCAGCCTTCGCGTGCTGATGAGGTTGATAATTGGGCAATGACGAAGAAACCGCTACCTTCTTTTGATTCTGGACGACAAAGTCGTTACAGTTCACTCGGAGGTGGCGGTGGTGACGGAGGTGGTTCTAGGGCTGATGAAGTTGATAATTGGGCAGTTGGTAAAAAACCGTTACCTACTCGACCTTCTACTTTTGGTTCGGGTTTTCGTGATTCTGGACCGGAGCCTGATCGCTCGAGCAGAGGAGGATATCGTGAGCCAGAGAGGGAGAGGCCTAGATTGGTTCTGAATCCACCAAGAATGGAAGTTGTAGTTAACGAGCCTGTAAAAACAAACAGGTCTAATCCATTTGGGACAGCGAGGCCGAGAGAAGATGTGTTGGCAGAGAAAGGATTGGATTGGAAGAAGCTGGATATGGAAATGGAAGCTAAGAAGAACTCGAGCTTACAATCTAGCAGGCCAACTAGTGCGCATTCTAGCAGACCTTCTAGTGCCCAATCGAATAGGTCTGAAGGGCCAGGGCTGCTGCACCAAGGGTTTGAGAATGTGGCTGTGAAGCCGAGGCCGAGGGTGAATCCTTTTGGAGAGGCAAAGCCCAGGGAACTGTTGTTGCAGGAAAGAGGTCAAGATTGGATAAAGATTGACCGTGAGTTGGAGCACCGTGGGGTAGATAG gcCTGAAACTGAAGAGGAAAAGTTATTGAAAGAGCAAATAGAGCATTTGAAGACAGAGCTTGAGAAAGCGACAAAAGTGAATCAGGAACCTCAACAAGTTTCTGTTGATGACCTACCCAGTTTAAGGGAGatgataaatgagaaagaaagggAATTAGAAATATTGGTCCGTGATTTGGATGACAAAGTTCGATTTGGACCAAAAGCCATTGACAGGCCAGGTTCTGGGGCAGGCAGGTCTCCTGGGTTTTCAGAGAGACCTCCTTCGCGACCTGGGTCATTTGGGTCATTTGACGAGTCGAGAAGTATGGAGTTCATGGATAGGCCTCGATCTCGTGGCAAGCCAGATATTTGGACAAGGCCTGCTGACGAGCGAAGATCATTTCAAGGTGGCAGGGAAAGAGGATTTCTGGGTAGCAGAGATTTTGACAG GCAAAGGACGGGTAAGTGGTGA